The Deltaproteobacteria bacterium genomic interval AGAGTCCAATTAAAAGGAATACCTCAAACAGGACAACACTGATTTCAACCAGTTTTGGCAGTTTACTCTTGGCCGATTCGTAACTGGCGGTGCGACCGGGGCGCTCACGGAACCGAATAAGGGTATAAAGGAGAAAAATCCCCCACCCGATGAAAAGCGCAATCATGAACCAGTGGACGACATGGATCAACTGATCAATCGCCGCCCCGTGGGCCGAAACATTGGGGGGGAGATGCCAACCGTAGATTGAGGAATTCAAAAGTTTTCCCTTCCTGTTACCCAATCTGATAAAAAAGGTCTGGTTTTGGTAACATAAGCCGCTCTCTCCCGTCAAGGAAAAGGCGTTAATTTGGGCACAACCTCTCCCGCTCACTGCCGATAAAGGTCCACCAATTATGGCTGGCTCTGATTCCATTGATAGAACCTCCCCGGCGCCGGCCTATGGCGCGACCTTGGCCACCGGGGAGACGGTTGTTTTTGATCAGACCGGTCCCGCAGGAGCTGCCGAGACGGCAACTCCTCCTGATCGTACAGCAACGATCCTCAAATTTCGGGCCCTTGAACGAGGGGGCAACTCCAATAAGGCCAAACGATCCGTTGACGTCGAAAAAGACGAGATGGGGGTCAAATTCTTCCATGTCGTCGGGATTGATTCGGAAGAGCCCAATGATCCAGTCTCTGTCCAACAGGCCGGGGATTTTGAACGAAAAGACCTCTCCTTTCTTGAAAACGGCCACGGTTTCACCGTAACCGGGCTCGATTCGGTTCAGAGACAGGGCTGGGTCATGACGCAATCTCGGAAAACCTCTCACCGCAACTCCTTTCGAGCGGAACTGCTGATCAAAATCTACCGTGTCAGGGTTGCCGGCTTCCCTTCCGGGGGACAGGTCGCGATGGTCAGTCTCCTGAACCCGGGGCTCGTCCCTCTGGATGAAGAGGGGGCCCCCGTTTTTCAACAGGGGGGGCTGGCGCAGGTCATACGAACTCGCCTGAATGCAGGGCTGGGGATGGGAACCACCAACAGCGTTGTTATCACCATCGGCAACCGGGCTTATGCGGGTGACCCGATCCGTCCCTCCGTTGCCTTCCGGATGAGGGAGACTGAAATCCCTTCTATCGGCGAGATCCACCGGGACAGGTTCCACACCACCAGTGACCCCAGATACAAGGCGGTTGCCGCCACATTTTATGAAAAACTCCTTTTGGAATACCGACGCCGTCAGGCACTAGACGAGGTTGTCGAAGGCGTGCCTGTGGCGATTAAATATTACACCAGTACCGGGGAAGGGACGCGCCTGATGACCTTCATCCCCGGCACCCTCCCCGGTATGAGGAGTCTGGTCATTCTTGATGAAAGAGACACGGGAAGGCAGACAACACTTGAAACTCCCATTTTCAGCGAACGTGTCGTCGAAATCCTCCCCTCGGGAATCATGATCGTCAGCCACAATGATGTGGATCTCCACCGGTCTGACTTTATCGAAAGACTCCTTAGAGATACCGAAGTGAGATTCCGTCAAACAACGAACCGGAGACTGGCTGAACAGGAAGAGGCGCTACAACCCACTCAGGATCGTGCCACCCTGCTGGGTCTGAACGACACTGAAAAAAGGGCATTGGCCGGTGCCTTCAAGGCCGCTCAAGAAACCGAACAACCGAAAGGAACCTACAAAATCTATGAAATCGATCGAAGACGGCTTTCACCTGAGATCCTCCCGAGGGAAGTCAGGGGTCGTCTGGTTCTCGGCGCCTTGACACACAGTTTTGATCCGCTCACACCAAAAGAGTTGAAAAGTTTAACCGAGAATGAACGGACTATTGTTAACCTCCTCCTCGCAGGCCACACCTTTGAAGAGGTCCGTCGTCTGAGAAACACCACGGATCACAATCTCCGATACTGGTTCGACAGCGCGCAACGCAAACTGGTTTCACTGAGAGGAAATGGTGATGAAGACAATTGGACTAACTTTTACAGGGACTTTGTCCGGTTGGAACACACAGGCATCCCCGATATGGATGAGAGTCGATTTGCCACCGTTTTGCAAAGAATGGAGGGACGAAGCAATCCCTACCTAAGGCGAATTGTTGAGGCTCAGCAAGAAGGGGCCCAACCGGTCGACGTCCCCAACTCCTTCGAAGAGCCGGCACGGGCAACGGTTAAAAACTCAATCACCAATGCACGGATTGTCGCCAGAGAAGAGGCGGTCAGGGTGGTGCTTCCCATTGCGGAGGTAGAACAGGCATTGGTCCGGGCCGAAATTTTGGGAACCCTTCAAAGAGCCGATGCCCTTGATTTTCTGACACCGGCGGAACAGCGAGTCGTAGAAGCGATTGAAAACGGGGCGACCAACCAGCCGGAGATCGGCGAGGTCTTGGGCATTTCAAGACTCACAGCGAAGGCTCACATCGACAGCATCCGCCGCAAACAGGCCGGGAGAAAAGGGGAAGATACGCGAGAAGAAGTCATTCGGAAGGCACGGCGCTGGTGGCTCACCGGTTCCTTTCTTGTTAACGATGATAAAACTCTGGAACGCCAGATTGCCCTTCTTCCTCCTCAGTGGCAGGCGGCGATCCGCGCCTTCTTGACCACTGACAATCTCTCCGAGGCGACACGCAAACTTCGAAAAGAAGGAGACACCTCCGTCCAGATGACCGGTTACCAAACCCGTCTGAATCAAGCGGTCACCGCACTGCGTTTACAGACCGCCAACTCTGTCCCTCGGGCAAGGAGTTATATTCCTGAAGCCTTTAGGATTTCAAACAGCTCCGTCGGCCCTGAGGAACTCGACCTCCCCTACCCTCCGGAGGTCTGGCCCCTTTTTGTCGGTCAACTCCCCCCGGAAACAGGGGCTGGCCTCATTGCCACCTTTGGCGAAACGGGACCGACTTCACGAGCCGATGTTCTGAGACTTCTCCCAACAACCGATCAACCCTTCCCTGATTTTGGCCTGAACGGCACCCCCCTCGACAGGCTGGCCCGCGATGTCGGGGCATTGCTGGTCAGCCGGGGGATGGAAATGACTCTCGTCACCGCAGAGGTTACACAGGCCGCCGCCCTTCTCACCACTAACAACGGAACAACAGCCAGGCCACTCGATGTTGAATCGGGAAAAAGAACCTTGGAAACCGGAAGACGAGACCTTGCGAGGGACGCTCGCATCATCCCGATCCGATGAGCACCGATAAAGTCGCCAATGCCGTTTCTGCTTCCACTGCCTAAACACCCTAAGGTACCGGGTACCTTTTGGCCAAAAGGTACCTGGTACCATCTGTACCCCCCATTTTCTTAGCAACCATCCCCACCCGTGGCCGATGAGGGCGGCATCAGACTTATTGACGGCGAACCGTAGACCGGTGCCTGGCACCAGACCCCCCTATTGGTGCCAGGCACGCGTGAAAGTCATTGAAGAATAAGGAGGTTTTATGGCCGGACCAGGAGAGGTGAGAGGAAGCGCAACTTCATATGAAAGAGTGGAAGGTATTAGCGGTTGGCTTTGCGAAAAATGGGGAATGACCCTGTACGGTTTTGGGCAAACCCCGCAAACAGAACAATGTATTGAAGTCGATGGAAACCGGATTCTAGTTGAAAAAGTTCCGGCAGGCGACACCTACACCGAAATCCCTCCGTCATCGGAGGCCTCAAAACAGGGACCTGCCTTCGAAGCAAGGGCAACTGGCGCTCCGGCTGTTTGGGGGTGTGCCTGTGCCCCAGAGACAATCCCACCTCCGGAAAAATCTGGGAGGAAAATTTCCAACAATAGTCAGCCGAACTTCACTCCCTCCATGGTTTGGACGGGCAAGGAGTTCGCTGTCGTTTGGATTAGCGGAGTGAAGGATGATCATTATGAGGATCATTACGCGGAGCATTACGAGGATTATTACCATGTTGATTTTGCCAGGATCGACGCTCAGGGGAACAAAATAATCCGGAGAGATCTTTCTACTGAAGGAAATCCCGCTAAGGATGATTTGCAATTAACAGATAGCGAGGGAGTAATGATCTCTTCCGCAATCCTTTTATGGGCGGGCGATGGATATAGTTTGATTTGGGGGGAGTATACCAGATTAGAAGATAACATAACAAAACTCTATTTTATGCCCTTTCGAATAGATGGCAGGGGAAATATCATGGATGAACCCGGTCTAGGTTATCCAGCTCACAAGGTGTTAGTGAGTAAGAGTGGGAAAACTTCTGGGGTCTCTGCGGTCATGATCGATCCTAGCCAGTATGGTATCAGCTGGTCATCCGAAGGCGAAGGCTTAGACAGGGGCGGAGCCTTACAAAACTATCATTCTCTCTATTTTGTATTAACAAGTGGTAGTGGACGCAGAATTCATTACGATGAGAGGCTCACACCGATTGCGCAAAGTACAGAGGATCTTGGACCTCCATCTTTAGTCTGGAATGGAACGGATTTTGCGCTCAGCTGGGCAGAGGAACAAAATGGAAATCGGGCGATTCATTTTGCGAGGGTCGACGGTCATGGTCGTAAAATCGGCGATGACAGTAAAATCGGTGAAGAGGTCCCTGTCACCAAAAATACTGTTGCTCCCAGAGTGCCGTCTCTTGTTTGGACAGGTAGCGAATATGGGGTGGCATGGGCGGCTGAGTCAAGCGGCAGTCGGGAGATCTACTTTGCAAGGTTGGATGCCGAGGGTAAGGTAATCGGTAACGCCGTGCAGATTACGGATGGAGCTCATCGCTATCCGTTTGAGCCTTCCCTTGTGTGGAACGGGACCGAATACGGTTTAGTTTGGAGGGAAAATGACAAAAGACTTTATTTTATTCGCATCAATGCCGAAGGGCAAAAGCTTGGTGATCCCATTGCCATAACTGTCAATTCGGCAGTGAATAGTGCTGCACAGTTGGTTTGGAATGGAGTTCGATATGCCGTGGTTTGGTCGGATGAGTATACCTTGGTTTCAACAGATATAGAGGATGGCGGAGTCTATTTTGATTTCGTTGATCCGGATCATCCAAGGGTACCTTAAGGAGGTAATATGGCCGGACCAGGAGAAGTCAGGAGCGTTGCCATCACCGCTGCCCAGTTCAATGCCGCCGCCCAACTCGCCAGTCAACCGTATGAGTGGAAGGACGACGGGGACGGCAACCCGGAACCGGGGGAACTTTTCTATAACGGCAAACCGACTGAATGGTCCGCCGGATCCCTGGAACAGGCAGCCCTGAGACGAAAGGCCAAAGACCTTCTTGTCTTTGAACCGTCCCGTGTCACCCCCGAAAGAAGGGTCTATGAAAAAGGGAAGGGGGTCAAGGCGGCACCTTCTCTCAATCTCAATCTCCTTGGGGAATTGAGCGCAGAGGCGATCAAGGCGACCCTCCAAGAGGCCTTGGCGATCCCTTCGGAGAGTTGTCAGGAAAGGGCCTTCGCCGAATACGTCATTCGGAAATTTAGAGAAATTGGCGTCGAGGCGAGGATGGATACAATGCTCGAACAACTGGGGGCCTTGCCTCCCGAAAAACAGAAAGATTTTGCCTGCGGTGAGGTGATGCCCAATTCCGGGAACGTCGTGGCCTTTATCCCCCCGACGAATCCCCACATCCCCCATCTCCCATTGCCCTCCTATAATTTTTCCTTCCACCTCGACCGTGTCCCGAATGCCGGCAAGACTGTTATTGAAACAAAGGGACGATTGCACACCGACGGGAAGACACCGCTCGGAGCCGATGATGCCGCCGGCTTTGCCGAGATCTACCACGTCATCAAACTGATTCAAGAAAGAAGGATCAACCACGACGGGATCACCATTACCGGTTTGGTCGGGGAGGAGGGAAACCAGACGGGGGCCCATTTCCTGGCCGACCATCATAAGGTGGGGGATATTGCCCTTGTGGCCGATAGTCTCATGACGACCGATGTCAACGATGCGGCGCCGGATATCTTTGTCGGTCACCTCAAACTGGACCAACCAAAATTACTCACAGCCCCTCCTCTTCCGGTCACAGAGAGATTCCGTCTGGCCTTTGTCGGGGCGAAGCAACATACTGCCTATTCAAGACAGGGGATCTCGGCGATTGGCCTCACGGTTCAGACCCTTAAAAAAGCAGGGGTTCATGCGGACGGGAGCGTCGGGGACCGAAGCGACGTGCGGGCCCTCTTCCGTCTTCAGGGAGGTTCACTCGCAAAAGAAAGGTCTGCTGAAGAAGGGGTCGTCAGTCCCAACGGCAATCAGGTCCCCAATTATGCGGTGATCGATTTTGAACTCCAGGGAAATTCCCCCGAGGCGATCGCCGCCCTTAGGTCCCAGATTGAAAAGATCGCCAATGATGAAGCAGAACTCGCCAGCCGACGCAATAAAGATGGAAAAAAGGCGAAGGTAATCCTACTTAAAGGGACTGAGAACGCTTTACCCACAGCTGGCAATGTTTCTGCGATCCTGGCGGAGGCGCTCGGCCATATGGATCTTCGTTCCAACAATTTCCTGGGGGATAACGAGACGGTCCTTCTTCAGGTGAATCAGATCCTTCCGGCATCCGACAGCACACTTGAGGGGAACTGGCCCAATGGTTGGCAGTTACGGTCAGCAGACCCGAACCGGACAGAGGCCCGAAGAAAAGAGTGGGAGGAAACATTGAAGACGGTCGCCGGGAGCTACGGGGCAACGGCAAAGCTGGACTACTTAACCGGTGGAAAACTGATGTCCGGTTACAAACTCCCCACCGGGGACCCCGCCCTCTCGGTGGTCCGGAATGCCTACGGCCTCGCCGGGATCCCCTTCCCCGGATTTATCCCGACCTTCGGTGGGTCGAACGTCAACACCCTCGTTCCGGAGAGAAACGGGGCAACGGTTCTTGTCGGCATCGGGGCCAACATGATCCATACGGAGGAAGAATATTGGGATATTGAAGACGGCCGTCGCGCCGCTCAGGTGATCCTGGCCTCTGTCCTCTACGCCAACCAATTCGGGCGTGTCCTTCGTTAAGAAACCGTCTTGGAATCTTCCCCCAGATAAAAGAAGCAATCGATGTGGATCGCCCGTTCGGAGAGCGACATCATGACCGGCGTGAAAGGAACCTTGCTTTTGATGGTAACCCCTTCTTGGTAAAAGTAGTCTGAGGCGACGTCCTTTTCACTCCCGTCTTCTTTCATGAGGAAGGGAAACGAGACTTCCGGTGAACGGAGTCTCCCCACCACCGTCCCGGCCGGCAATTTTCTGAAATTGTAAAGATCCAACCCCTTCGGGATCAGAAAATCCCGCGGACCCGGCGTTTCATTTTCTTTCGCCCCCTCGACGCCGATCGGGAAGCCTTTGGGAATCAGGACCCGGATCAAGTCCTTGTAAATCTTGACCGGCTTTTTCTCCACAGCCGGCCGTGGCCCTTTGGCAAAGATCTTGAGAAATGTCTGAAGCGCCTGCTCCGCCGCCTTTTTCGAAGACTCCAGCATTCGCTGGCCGCACTCCATCGTGAAAGCGAGGCAAAACTTCCCCATCGCGGTGGTGAGACAGCCGGTCAGGGGGCTAAAGATCCCGACACCCGAGAGGTGAGAGGCGATCTGGATCCGGTCCGGATCCTCCTCCGTCACAACGACAAAAGGGGGATTCACCCCCGTGGTATTGTGGATATCGAGGCTGGCAATCAGGTTCTTGGTCTTTAAAAATCGGAGGATGGCACCCGCCGTCTTCTTGAGCGGCGTGGTCTCTGCGACATCCCAGCAACGGTTCATATCCTCACCCTCCGGCGGGACCACGCGTCGTTCATACCGATTCCCCCAAAGGGCGGCCGGGACATTGCCAATCATAAAATAGAGGTCCCAGGGGTAATCTTTCGGCGGCCTCTTCAAAAAATCCCGCAAAACCCTCCAGCCGCTGTCCTCATTGCCATGTTGAAGGGTCGAGACAAAGACGGCCCGGGACGAATCCTTCCCCTGGACCCGGATCAAGGTCGTCTCTCCCAGCCTCTTCAAAACGGCAAAGTGGTCAAGAGAGTCGTCGGCAAAAACCGGCGGCACGCCGTCAAAGTATTGAAAATCAGGCATACCCTTCTATAAGATATTTTCCTCAAAACGCGCAACAGGATTTTCCGAGGACGAATAAACTGGACAACCGATCCCGGCTCGCTACAATCGGCCGAGACGTGAAAAGATTATTTCTTTCTCTAGCGATCCTTCTTTTCTGGCCCGTCCTGGTTCCGGCCGCTGACAAAACCATTATCGTCATCGTGAGTCTGGACGGTTTCGGGGCGAACCGGCTTTCCCCTGAGCTGAATCAAAAAGTCCTGCGCCACTATGCACAAAAGGACTCCCGCTCTTTTTTTCAAGCGCCGGACCTTCCCTTTTTAAGAAACCTTTCTCAATCGCCGGGGGTACTCTACAAAAGAAATGGCATCGCCCCGGTCTTTCCCTCCATCACCAACACGAATCATGCGAGTCTCCTGACCGGCAAACAGCCGCGCGACCACCGGCTGGTCGGAAACTATTTTGCCGAACCGGTTCCGGGGCGCGGTTACAAGATGGTTTCGTTTCAGGCCAGCGAGCGAAAGGAATTTTACGAGGAGATCCACCCTCCCGAAGTGATTCTGCAAAATTTTAACGTCGGGACCGTCTTTTGGCCCTCCACCTCCGGCCCCCGAACCCACGACCCCCGCTTCTCGATCCCAGAAATTTTCCTGCCGGATCAGGTGGCCCCCCCTTTCCGAAGTCAACAATCTTTGTTCTTCTATCACTCCTCCTTTTCCCTGGAGGAATACGCCCAACTCCTGCACGGCCAAAGCGTCGTCGGTCCAGAAGCAAGCGAGGTCCTCTGCACCGAAAGAAGCCTCCGCCCCTTGATCCTCCCGCTTTTATCGCAAATCGACTCCGAAAAATTCTACCCGCAGTTCATCGAAACGGTCTCCCGCGTAAAACAAAACTGCCCCGCCGTCTCTCCTCTCCCCCCGCGGGTCGCCCTCCGTTTTTTTCTGGATCTCTTCAACTTAAGAAAAGGGATCGAATCGGTCGAACGGATGATCCGCGAAGGGGACAAGGATCATTCCCTCCTTTTTCTCCACCTGATCACGACCGACACCGCCCAGCATGAAAACCGGGGGGTTGGTTTCAGCTTTGAAATGGCCGACAGGATGCTGGAGAAACTGAACGAGGTCCTGGATAAAACCCGAAACGGGAATCCCCTCGCACTCATTTTGACGGCCGACCATGGTGTTGCTTTTATGGAAAAGGAGATTTTTCTGGAAAAGTTTCTGATCGAATCCGGCATGATTGCCTTTAACGAGAAAAAGGGGGTCGGGTACCTTTTCGACAAGACCTGGGATGTTGCCAAGAAGGACCGTTACTACTCTTTCGAAAGCCCCGCCTATTGGAGCGGTGTGAGCGGGATGCACTACTCCCTTCGACTGAAGAAACCGGAAGAGGCTGCGAACATTGTTCGTTTGATCAGAAACGGTTCTTTTCCCGGCCAAAAACAGTTGGGGGATTGTTACTATTGGGAAAAACCGGCCCGCCTTGACTCGCAGGCGAGGCAGGCCCGCCTTGTGGCAATGTCTGAAAAACCGGTGCCGGAGGAGGTCCGGTCAGCCCTCCCCAACCCCTTTACCTTTGAGACCGCCCCCCATATTTTTTGCGTCCCCAAGGACAGCCACACCTTTTTTGCCCAGGCTAAAAAGGGGATGAACGGGGAATGGATCGAAAAAACTGCCCGCGGCAAAGGATGGCACGGCTACTTTGCGGATGAAAAATCGCCGGAATTGCGGGCCCTTTTTCTCACCACCTTCCAGGGGGATGATACTTTCTGGAAAACCTGCCTAAAAAAGGGGTTCTCTTCCGTTCAAACGACGCGCGAGGTGGTGAAAAAAATCGAAAAAGAAATTTTATCTAGATGTCTTGAGTCACCCGGTAGCCCCCCTGCCGGAGTTTCCCGATAATCTCTTCGACATGCTCCGGCCCGCGGGTTTCCAGAGTCACCGCGACCTCCGTTTCCGCATAACCAACATCGGCAAAGGCCCGGTTATGGACGATCTCCATAATATTCGCACGGGATTCGGCAATCAGACGCGTCAATCCAGAAAGCCCGCCGGGCCGATCG includes:
- a CDS encoding alkaline phosphatase family protein; amino-acid sequence: MKRLFLSLAILLFWPVLVPAADKTIIVIVSLDGFGANRLSPELNQKVLRHYAQKDSRSFFQAPDLPFLRNLSQSPGVLYKRNGIAPVFPSITNTNHASLLTGKQPRDHRLVGNYFAEPVPGRGYKMVSFQASERKEFYEEIHPPEVILQNFNVGTVFWPSTSGPRTHDPRFSIPEIFLPDQVAPPFRSQQSLFFYHSSFSLEEYAQLLHGQSVVGPEASEVLCTERSLRPLILPLLSQIDSEKFYPQFIETVSRVKQNCPAVSPLPPRVALRFFLDLFNLRKGIESVERMIREGDKDHSLLFLHLITTDTAQHENRGVGFSFEMADRMLEKLNEVLDKTRNGNPLALILTADHGVAFMEKEIFLEKFLIESGMIAFNEKKGVGYLFDKTWDVAKKDRYYSFESPAYWSGVSGMHYSLRLKKPEEAANIVRLIRNGSFPGQKQLGDCYYWEKPARLDSQARQARLVAMSEKPVPEEVRSALPNPFTFETAPHIFCVPKDSHTFFAQAKKGMNGEWIEKTARGKGWHGYFADEKSPELRALFLTTFQGDDTFWKTCLKKGFSSVQTTREVVKKIEKEILSRCLESPGSPPAGVSR
- a CDS encoding response regulator transcription factor — encoded protein: MAGSDSIDRTSPAPAYGATLATGETVVFDQTGPAGAAETATPPDRTATILKFRALERGGNSNKAKRSVDVEKDEMGVKFFHVVGIDSEEPNDPVSVQQAGDFERKDLSFLENGHGFTVTGLDSVQRQGWVMTQSRKTSHRNSFRAELLIKIYRVRVAGFPSGGQVAMVSLLNPGLVPLDEEGAPVFQQGGLAQVIRTRLNAGLGMGTTNSVVITIGNRAYAGDPIRPSVAFRMRETEIPSIGEIHRDRFHTTSDPRYKAVAATFYEKLLLEYRRRQALDEVVEGVPVAIKYYTSTGEGTRLMTFIPGTLPGMRSLVILDERDTGRQTTLETPIFSERVVEILPSGIMIVSHNDVDLHRSDFIERLLRDTEVRFRQTTNRRLAEQEEALQPTQDRATLLGLNDTEKRALAGAFKAAQETEQPKGTYKIYEIDRRRLSPEILPREVRGRLVLGALTHSFDPLTPKELKSLTENERTIVNLLLAGHTFEEVRRLRNTTDHNLRYWFDSAQRKLVSLRGNGDEDNWTNFYRDFVRLEHTGIPDMDESRFATVLQRMEGRSNPYLRRIVEAQQEGAQPVDVPNSFEEPARATVKNSITNARIVAREEAVRVVLPIAEVEQALVRAEILGTLQRADALDFLTPAEQRVVEAIENGATNQPEIGEVLGISRLTAKAHIDSIRRKQAGRKGEDTREEVIRKARRWWLTGSFLVNDDKTLERQIALLPPQWQAAIRAFLTTDNLSEATRKLRKEGDTSVQMTGYQTRLNQAVTALRLQTANSVPRARSYIPEAFRISNSSVGPEELDLPYPPEVWPLFVGQLPPETGAGLIATFGETGPTSRADVLRLLPTTDQPFPDFGLNGTPLDRLARDVGALLVSRGMEMTLVTAEVTQAAALLTTNNGTTARPLDVESGKRTLETGRRDLARDARIIPIR
- a CDS encoding succinylglutamate desuccinylase/aspartoacylase family protein; this translates as MPDFQYFDGVPPVFADDSLDHFAVLKRLGETTLIRVQGKDSSRAVFVSTLQHGNEDSGWRVLRDFLKRPPKDYPWDLYFMIGNVPAALWGNRYERRVVPPEGEDMNRCWDVAETTPLKKTAGAILRFLKTKNLIASLDIHNTTGVNPPFVVVTEEDPDRIQIASHLSGVGIFSPLTGCLTTAMGKFCLAFTMECGQRMLESSKKAAEQALQTFLKIFAKGPRPAVEKKPVKIYKDLIRVLIPKGFPIGVEGAKENETPGPRDFLIPKGLDLYNFRKLPAGTVVGRLRSPEVSFPFLMKEDGSEKDVASDYFYQEGVTIKSKVPFTPVMMSLSERAIHIDCFFYLGEDSKTVS